TTTCGTGCGCCGACTGCCCACCCAGTTGGTCGAGGCGTTCAAATCCACGCTCGAGGAAGTGGGCCAGGCCGACCTCATCCTGCACGTGGTCGACGCCTCGTTCCCCGATCCCTTCGCGCAGGTGGACGCGGTCAACGGCGTGCTCGCCGACATCCCCGGTGCCGCCGACATCCCGCGCATTCTCGCGTTCAACAAGGCCGACCGCACCGATGAGTCGGTGTTGGGCAGGCTCAAGCGGCTGCGCCCAGAATCACATATCGTCTCGGCGGCCACCGGCAGGGGAGACGACGAGTTGCGTGAGGCTGTCGAGGCGTTCCTGCCGACCCCGCAGGTGCATGTGCACGCGTTGCTGCCCTATTCAGCCGGCTCGCTGCTCTCCCGCGTCAGGGAATACGGCAAGGTGGACAAGGTCGATTGGCGCAACGAGGGCGTCGAGCTCGAGGCCGACGTCGACTCGCGCCTTGCCGCGCAGGTGATGGACGCCGCCATCGACCAGGCCTGAGTGCTCCGGGTCTTGGTCTCGGTTTCGGTTTCGTTGAGGTGTTGGTGAGACGCTGGTGATCGTGTGGGGCCGCTCGAGATCGCGGTGAATTCGCTCGAAACTCAGCTCTCGGAATAACGAGACGCTCATCGGCGACACGCCAACGTCAACGCCAATCGCCCGTATGAGAGATGGTTTTCGGCCCGTTTCCTTGGGTTTCGCGTCATCCGTTATCGGCCATGAACGCTCGACACTTATCCGCCCAATGCCTAATATGAGGTGTACGTCACATTTATGGGGACCTCCTGTTAGGCTGAGCAATGTCGCCCTCGAGCGTGCCATTGCGCCGATATGAAGTTTCGTCAGATTGGATGTCGGCCGGCAATGGTTCCCCGCGTTAGGATTCGCGGTGTGGGGCGGCGAATCACAATGATGAGACTACATGGCGACCCCATGCCTTCTCGAGTGTTCATGTGTGGACAGGGGAATGAAAACATGATGAATTCCACAATCAAACCTACAAAACTTGCCATTATCGGGGCCGGCGCCGTCGGCTCCACCCTCGCCTTCTCGGCCGCCCAGCGCGGCGTCGCCCGTGAGATTGTGCTCGAGGACGTCAACAAGGAGCGCGTGGAGGCCGAGGTGCTCGACATGCAGCACGGCTCCAGCTTCTACCCGTCCGTCTCCATCCAGGGCTCCGACGACATCGAGATCTGCCGCGACGCCGACATGGTGGTCATCACCGCCGGCGCGCGCCAGAAGCCGGGGCAGACCAGGCTCGACCTGGCCGGCGCCACCATCGACATCATGAAATCCATCATCCCCGGCGCGGTGAAGGTGGCCCCCAACGCCATCTACATGCTCATCACCAACCCGGTGGACGTGGTCACGCAGGTCTCCCTGAAGCTTTCGGGCATGCCCGCCAACCAGATGTTCGGCTCGGGCACCAACCTCGACTCCGCGCGTCTGCGCTTCCTCATCGGCCAGCAGACCGGCGTCAACGTCAAGAACGTGCACGCCTACATCGCCGGCGAACATGGGGATTCCGAGGTGCCGCTGTGGGCCTCGGCCACCATCGGCGGCGTGTCGATGTGCGACTGGAAGGCCCTGCCCGGCCACGAGCCGCTCGACGCCGAGAAGCGCGAGGAGATCCACCGCGAGGTGAAGAACGCCGCCTACCGCATCATCGAGGGCAAGGGCGCTACCAACTACGCCATCGCCATGTCGGGCGTCGACATCATCGAATCGATTCTGAACGACACGAACCGCATCCTGCCGGTCTCCTCGTGGCTCAACGACTTCCACGGCATCAGCGACGTGTGCATGTCGGTGCCAACCCTGATGAACCGTGACGGCGTCAACTCGCATATCAACACGCCGGTCTCCGACCGCGAGCTCGCCGCGCTCAGGCGTTCGGCCGAGACGCTCAAGGCCACCGTCGCGCAGTTCGGGTTCTGAGCTGGTTTTATATATCAGTTGCTGGTTGGCTGGTTCGCCGATTATTCGATTGGCTGATTGGTTTGATTGGTCTAGCTGACCTAGCTGATTGATTGACTGACTGGCATGCCGTCCGCTTCCTTCGTGTCGCTGGCGGCATCGTCGTATCTGCAAAGTCTTTTTTAGGTATCCGCTTACCCTCGGTTTCCATCGTGAACCGGCGAAGCTGACAATGAGAAGGATTGTCGGTTTTAGTGTCAAGAAACCGCTGAAACGAACAATTATGTGCGAGTGGCTTGGCCTTCGGCTCTGAGTAGGAAAATCCAATGTTCGCTTGGGTTTCGGCCGGTATAGTGGCTGTTGACAAGGGGTGTGCGAACAAATTGTATACCGGCTGCCGGGCGGGCTTGGACGCCGCCTGATGACGGTGGGTTCGTTCGTGAATCAGGGAAGACGGAAGGACGGATATGGAATCCGAAAAGCCGAATCCGACGTCGCAAGATGTAAGCGGGGATTCGAAGGCGAAGGGGCATCAGACCAGGCTTATGATCACGCTGGGCCTCACCCTGACGATTTTCCTGGTCGAGGTCATCGGCGCGGTGATCACCGGCTCGTTGGCCCTGCTGGTCGACTGCGCCCACATGCTCACCGATGTCGCCGTGCTTGCGGCCTCCACCATCACCGCCGTGCTCATGCGGCGCAAACCCAACAACGAGCGCACCTGGGGGTGGGCTCGGCTGGAGCCGATCACCGCTGGGCTCGGCGCCCTGGTGCTGATGATCGTCGGCGTCTACGCGCTGGTGGAGGCGGTGTTGCGCCTGGCGGGGCGGGCCGACGGCGAGGTGCAAAGCGTCGGGATGCTGCTCGGTTTCGGCATCCTCGGCTTGCTGTGCAACGTGGCCTCCGTCCTCATCCTTTCGGGCCAGCACAAAGACAACATGAACATGCGCGCGGCCTTTTTGGAGACCATGAACGACGCACTCGGCTCGCTCTCGGTGGTGGTCTCCGCCGTGGTGATGATGGTGAGCGGATGGGACGGATTCGACGCCGTGGCCGGCGCGTTCATCGCCATCCTCATCATGCCCAGGTCGTTCAAGCTGATGAAGGGCGCCGTGAAGGTGCTATTGGAGGAGACCCCCGAGGGGCTTGACTTGGATGAGGTTCGCCGGCATATGGAAAGCGTCGAGCATGTGGTCGCCGTGCATGATGTGCACGCCTCCACCGTGGCCACCGGCATGCCGATCCTCACCGCCCACGTCGTCGTGAAGCCGGGATTGACGATGGAGCAGGGCGCGCAGATACTCAAGCAATTGCACAGCTGCCTCGCCGGGCATTTCGCGGTGTCCATCCCGCACACCACGTTCCAGCTGGAGCCGGAGGGATTCGACGCGGAACCCCATGACCAGGTGCACCGCTAGGTTCAGATTTTGCGCAGCACCGTGACGACCTTGCCCATGACCGTGGCGTAGGTGCCATCGATGGGGGAATAGGCCGGATTGTGGGGCATGAGCCAGATGTGGCCCTTCTCCTTGCGGAAGGTCTTCACCGTGGCCTCGCCGTCGAGCAGCGCCGCGACGATATCGCCGTTCTCGGCCTCGGACTGCTCGCGCACGACCACGAAGTCGCCGTCGCAGATGGCCGCGTCGATCATGGAATCGCCGTGGACCTCAAGCATGAACAGTGTGCCGGTGCCCGTCAGCCGCTCGGGCAGACGCATGACGTCCTCGACGTGCTGCTCGGCCGTGATGGGCGTGCCCGCGGCGATCCTGCCGACCAGGGGGATGTCTCGCGACTCGTCGATCGCCTCGTCGGGGACGCGGTTGGAGGAGTAGGCCATCATGCTGACCGAGCCCTGGCCGACATTCGATTCCTCTTCCACAAGCTCGATGGCGCGGCCCTTGTTGGCGTTCATGCGCAGGTAGCCCTTCTCCTCAAGGACCTCGAGCTGGTGCTTGACCGAGGAAGGGCTCTTGAGCCCGGCCTCCTCGCCGATCTCCCGGAACGACGGCGCGAAGCCGAATTCGGCGACATGATGGCGGATGGCGTCGAGCACCTTGCGCTGCCGGTCGGTCAGACGGCTTTCGGACGGCGATGCGCTCGTGTTGGGAATGAAGCTGCTCACGGGAGTTCCTTTCGTGTTTGCCTTAAGCATAACCGTTTTCGCCAAGAAAATCAAACAGATGTTCGATTGTGGTGTCGCTAAATTCGAACAGATGTGCTACTCTAGAACATACGTTCGAAAGAACATCTGTTCGAAAGAGGGTTGAAGATGACAAGTTCGGCGATTCAGGCAATGCCCACGGCGGTGGCTCGCAGGTCCGGCGCGCAGTCGCGTCACCGCCAGCCGCTGGGCAAGACGTTGATGAAGGCGGCGGTCACGCTGTTGGCGGGGCTGGTGATGTGGTGTGGATGGCAGTCGGCGCAGCCGCAAGACGCCACGTCCAATTTGGAAAGCGTGCCGACGGTGAGCTACACGGTCAAACGCGGCGACACGTTGTGGTCCTGCGCCCAGTCGATTACGCCCAAGGGAAAGAACGTCTCCAAGACGGTCGATATGCTCATGACCCTCAACAACATGCACTCCACGAAGCTCGTCGCCGGGCAGACCATCGTCGTCCCCGAGCAGGGCTGAGATAGGTCGGTAATCGGACATCCCATATGATGTTGGTCCTCCTCGGTGTTGTCTGATTGGATTGGCTTAGCTTGGCGTCGGGTGATGACGGTTCGTCGTGATTCTGGTAATCATCTGCGCGAGCCGATGAGGGCAATGTATGCGGTTCGCGCTCGGCTCGGACGAGACATGCGGAGTGTCTAATTAATTTTCGCAGCATTACGTTATTGTTGTTGTATGCATTGTCCTTTTTGCCAGAATTCCGATACCAAGGTCGTCGACACCCGTATTGGTGAGGACGGCCATGTCATCCGCAGGCGCCGCGAGTGCCCGAAATGCGGCAAGCGCTTCACCACCATCGAGACCACGATGCTGCTGGTCACCAAGCGTTCCGGCGGCGTGGAGTCGTTCGACCGTGACAAGGTGATCAACGGGGTACGCAAGGCGTGCCAGGGCAGGCCGATCGACGAGAACGCGCTGAAGCAGCTGGGGCAGAAGGTCGAGGACGATCTGCGTAGCCAGGGCGCCGCACAAGTCAAATCCGAGGACATCGGCAAGGCGATCCTCAATCCGCTCAAAGACCTCGACGAGGTGGCCTATCTGCGGTTCGCCAGTGTCTACCAGAACTTCAACGGGCTTGACGACTTCCAGCACGCCATCGACGATCTCAAGCGCGACAAGGCCGGCGAGTAATCCGCGATTGATTTACCTTCGCATAGCCGTGGCCATGAGGTTGCCGCAGCGTTAGCGCAGAGCAATGCATGTCGTCGCGCACAATCGCCGTCATCCATATGAATCCGAGTGGCATCAGGCCGAAACAATATTGTGTGCCGTGCTAGGCATTGCCGGTACATGGATTACGCCTAGGCCATTTCTCTGAACAGCCTTATGCCGTGTTTTTGGTTTTATCTTATGGTTTGTGTTTTGTGATGAAAAGGTCGGAATCCCGCGCTAACCAGCCAGGGCTCCGACCTTATTCGTGGTCCATATTTCGGATGGCTGTCAGAATTCCATCTCACGACGGTCGTCGGCGCTCTGCATGATGACCAGACGCTGGGTGGGTCGGGTCATGGCGACATAGAGGTCGGCCGCCGCGGAAAGCCGCGAAGGCGCACCTTCCATGATGAGCCCGGGCTCCACCACCACGACCGCGTCGTACTCAAGGCCCTTGATGACCTGGGTGTCGTAGACCCCCAGCTGCCGGTCGGCCCCGGATTGCGATTCCAGCCGCTGGCCCAACTCCTCGTTGCCGTCCTCCCGAAGTGCCTCGTCGATAAGGCCCTGCAGCGGCGCGACCATCCCGTCGGGGGCGATGACGGCGACACGCCCGGTGCCGTCGTCGCCGGTGAACTCTCCGGCCAGACGCAGCGCCTCGCGCACGGTCGCGCCCTTGAGCTCCTCTTGGTCGGCGCATTCCCGCCGGATCACCGAATCGGGCACGGAGCGCACGGCCTTGGTCGTGGAGATATAGAGTCCCTCGTCGCGGGCGAACCCGGAGGCCAGGTCGGAGACCTCGCGCGGGTTGCGGTAGTTGATGGTCAGCTCGTTGAGGTCCCAGCCGTCGGGGCCGAACAGTCTGTCCATCGTCTTGTCCCAACGATGCGTGCCGCCCAAAGCCGAGGTCTGGGCCACGTCGCCGACGATGGTGAAGGAGCGCGAGGGGCAGCGCCGCATCAGCATGCGCCAGTCCATGGCGGTGAGCTCCTGCGCCTCGTCGACCACGATATGGCCGTAGGTCCACTCCCTGTCGCTGGAGGCGCGCCGCGCGATGTCCTCGGCGTCCACCCCGTTAATGTTGTCGAGCAGCATCGATGAGGTGACGATGCCCGAGCCGATGCCGGCCTGCGCCAACGTGTCTTTGGCGAACTGCTCCTCCTCGGCGCGCTTGGCCTTGGCGGCCGCCAGACGCGCGGACTCCTTGGGGTCGGGCCCCAGCAGTTCCATCGCCTCGTCGAGCAGCGGCACGTCCGAGACGGTCATCGGCGAGCCCTTCGGCCGGGTGAGCGCGCGCACGTCGTCGTCGGAGAGCCATGGCGCGAACCGCCGCAATTGCGCGGGCTTGGCGAACATCTGGTCGATCAGCCACGGCGCGGTCATTGGCAGCCACGCGAGGTTCAGGGTGCGGCGGATGTCGTCGTTGAGCTTGAGCTGCATGGCCGCGTCGCTGATCTCGGACTGCTCGGGCGTGTAGTCAAGCTGCTCGACGTAGCGGTTGCGCATGATCGAGAGCATGCTTTTGACGAAGGTCTCGCGCGCCTTGTTGTGCGGGAAGCGGGTGCGTCGGGCGTCGCCCTGGGCCTGCAGGATGTCGGCCTTGCGCATCGGCACCGTGATGCCGTTGATCTTGACTTGGGGCAGGTTGGCGGGCACGCGCACGCGGGCGGCCACGGCGTTGGCCACCGCCTCGGCCATGCGCCGCTCGCCCTTGAGCGCCGCGGTGTGCGGGCTGTCGGTGGCGGTGACGTTGAAGCCGGGGACGAGGTCGCCGATGGTCCGCGAGACCACGCCCGTCTCGCCCAGCGAGGGGAGCACCTGGTCGATGTAGCGCAGGAACGCCGAGCTGGGGCCGACGACGAGCACGCCCGAACGTTCCAGCTTGCGGCGGTGGGTGTAGAGAAGGTATGCGGCGCGGTGCAGCGCCACGGCGGTCTTGCCGGTGCCCGGCCCGCCCTGCACCACGGTGACGCGGTCGAGCGGGGCGCGGATGATGCGGTCCTGCTCGCCCTGGATGGTGGCCACGATGTCGGTCATCTTGCCGGTGCGCTTGGAGTTGAGAGAGGCGATGAGCGCGCCCTCGCCGGTCAACGTTCCGGATTCCTCGGCGGCCCCCACCTGCTCGGAGTCGACGTCGAGCACCTCATCCTCGATGCCCACCACCTCGCGGAAGCTCAGCGTCAGGTGCCGGCGCATCACGATGTCGCCGTGGTGCGAGGGCGTCGCCTCGTAGAACGGGCGCGCAGCCTCGGCCCTCCAGTCGGTGAGGATCGGCTCGTGCTCCGCGCTGGAAAGCCCCACGCGTCCGATGTAACGCTTCTTGCCCGTCGTGTCGTCGATGCGGCCAAAGACCAGCCGGTCCTCCACGGCGCGCAGCTGGGTGAGACGGTCCTCGTAGAGGGTGGCGAAGGAGTCGCGTTCGGTGCGCATGGTCGGCGAGCCGTGGGCGCCCGCCGCGCGAACCGTGTCCAGGCGCTGTTTCGTCTGGGCGCGCAGGTCGTCAAGCCGGTTGTAGGCATGGGTGACGGCCCGCTGTTCTTCGGCGATTTGTGAGGAGTAGCTCGACATACGTGATTCCCTTTTATTGGCAAACTTCAGGCATACCAATATACCGCTTTGGCCCTACCGGAAAGCCGGGATTGTGCTGGTGGATAAGCCCGCATGGCGCGGTGTCCAGCGTGTCATGCAGTTGGGCCGTGACACGTTCGAAGAGGCGATTCGCAGGCATGCGGGGCGCGGTTTTGGACAAACTGGTATCGATATGTAGGGCATATATCACAACATGCGTAAACATATTGGATTTGCCACGATTTGCCATCGGCCATCAAAAATGTAGTACGGCGAAAAGAAAGCGGGTGCAAGGCTTTCGGCGTCATACAATCGGCGTTTTCCGAGCCATGTTTATTTGACGATGCGGCGGTATGTCCACAATTTGACGTCAAGAAAAACGCCGAAGAGAACGATTTTTCTCAAAAAAATGATTTTTTGGTGTTTTAGTGGGGGAAAATGGTGAGAGGTGGGGTAAAGTGGTGAACTAGATATCGAAATCTATCACAACAAAGGGGGTGGGCATGGCTGAGTCTGACGACCAGACGTTGCATGGCGGCCTCGCCGACCCCACTGCCGAAGCCGGGCGAAACACCCCCGTGATACCGCTTTTGCTCGGCACCTACACGCCCAAGATGGACAAGAAGGGACGCATGGCCCTGCCGGCCAAGTTCCGCGGCCAGCTGGGCGAGGGCATGGTGATGGCCCGTGGCCAGGAACGTTGCGTCTACCTTCTGCCGCAAAGCGAGTTCCGCCGCATCGCCATGCAGATCCAGCGCACCTCGATGGGCAACAAGGCGGCCCGCGAATACCTGCGTGTCTTTCTCTCCGGCGCCGTCGACCAGGACCCCGACAAGCAGGGGCGCGTGCTGGTGCCGCAGATGCTGCGTGACTACGCCAACCTCGGCGACGACATCGTGGTGATCGGCGTGGGCACGCGCGCCGAGATCTGGAACAGGCAGGCCTGGGAGACCTACCTGGCCGAGAAAGAAGACGGCTATTCCGACATAGCCGATGACGTATTGCCGGCGATGGAGTGGTGATGGCGCAACTAGAAGACCTGAGCAACATCCACCAGCCCGTCCTGTTGAGGGATTGCGTGGCCCTTGTCGCCCCCGCGCTCGAGAAGCCGGGCAGCGTCGTGGTCGACTGCACCCTCGGCCTGGCCGGTCACGCCACCGCCTTCCTCAAGGCCGCTCCGAACGCCAGGCTCATCGGCATCGATCGTGACGCCGAGGCCCTGAGATTGGCGGGGGAGCGCGTCTCCGAGCTGGGCCTGGCCGACAGGTTCACCCCGGTGCACGCCGCGTTCGACGAATTCGACGACGTGCTCGCCTCGCTTGGACTCGACAAGATCGACGCCGCGTTCATGGACCTGGGGCTTTCGAGCCTGCAGATCGACGAGACCGACCGCGGATTCTCCTACTCCCACGATTCCCCGCTCGATATGCGCATGGACACCACCCAGGATCTTGACGCCGCCGACGTGCTCGCCACCTATTCCGAGGCCGCGCTGACGAGGATCTTCAAGGATTACGGCCAGGAGCGCTTCGCCCGCCGCATCGCCCGCGAGATCGTGGAGCGGCGCGACGCCGAACCCCTGACGACCTCTCGTCAGCTCAACGAGCTGGTCGACCAGGTGGTGCCGAAATCCCACCGCGCCAAAGGTAATCCGGCCAAACGCGTCTTCCAGGCGCTGCGCATCGAGGTCAACGGCGAACTGGACAAGCTCGCCCTCACCTTGCCGCAGATCGCCAACCATCTGGCGCTCGACGGCCGGCTGGTGGTCGAGTCCTACCATTCTCTGGAGGACCGGACGGTCAAGACGTTCATGGCCCAGGGCCTGCGCGTCGACGCGCCCGCCGACCTGCCGGTGGTGCCCGAGGACGCCAAGCCGTTCTTCGCGGAGCTGACGCGTGGGGCGGTGAAGGCCGACGACGAGGAGCTGGAACGCAATCCGCGTTCCGCCTCGGTGAGGCTGCGGGGGGTCCGCCTGAAAAGGCCGGTGCCGCCCCGGTGGCGCAAGACGTTCGCCGAACAGGCGCGCGGAACGGGTCACGAAGGCAATTTCGAAATCACACGTAACAACGCGAGAGGGAGGGCATGATGGCCGCAACAGCAAGAACGGTACGTTCCAACGTGGCCCCGGCGGGCCGCGAGCACGAGCCATACGCCGCTCCATCGCGCCCCAAGCTCAAGTTGGTCGACGCGGACAAGGAGAGGGAGAACGAGGAGAGCCTCTCCTCCAAGTTCGGCGTCTTCTCCAAGTGGGTGCAGGGCAGGACGGTGCCCGCCATGCACATCATCCTCGTGGTCGCCTTCCTGCTGGCCTCGGTGCTCGTCTCGCTCGGATTCCGCACCCTGATGGCGCAGAACTCCTTCGAGCAGACGCAGGTGCAGAGCAACATCGTCAGGTTGAACCAGGACATCGAGGACGACCAGGCCAATCTCGACCGCCTGCAGGCCAGCCTGCCCGACAAGGCGCAGA
This Bifidobacterium sp. ESL0790 DNA region includes the following protein-coding sequences:
- a CDS encoding LysM peptidoglycan-binding domain-containing protein, which translates into the protein MTSSAIQAMPTAVARRSGAQSRHRQPLGKTLMKAAVTLLAGLVMWCGWQSAQPQDATSNLESVPTVSYTVKRGDTLWSCAQSITPKGKNVSKTVDMLMTLNNMHSTKLVAGQTIVVPEQG
- the mraZ gene encoding division/cell wall cluster transcriptional repressor MraZ, yielding MAESDDQTLHGGLADPTAEAGRNTPVIPLLLGTYTPKMDKKGRMALPAKFRGQLGEGMVMARGQERCVYLLPQSEFRRIAMQIQRTSMGNKAAREYLRVFLSGAVDQDPDKQGRVLVPQMLRDYANLGDDIVVIGVGTRAEIWNRQAWETYLAEKEDGYSDIADDVLPAMEW
- the rsmH gene encoding 16S rRNA (cytosine(1402)-N(4))-methyltransferase RsmH, whose amino-acid sequence is MAQLEDLSNIHQPVLLRDCVALVAPALEKPGSVVVDCTLGLAGHATAFLKAAPNARLIGIDRDAEALRLAGERVSELGLADRFTPVHAAFDEFDDVLASLGLDKIDAAFMDLGLSSLQIDETDRGFSYSHDSPLDMRMDTTQDLDAADVLATYSEAALTRIFKDYGQERFARRIAREIVERRDAEPLTTSRQLNELVDQVVPKSHRAKGNPAKRVFQALRIEVNGELDKLALTLPQIANHLALDGRLVVESYHSLEDRTVKTFMAQGLRVDAPADLPVVPEDAKPFFAELTRGAVKADDEELERNPRSASVRLRGVRLKRPVPPRWRKTFAEQARGTGHEGNFEITRNNARGRA
- a CDS encoding cation diffusion facilitator family transporter encodes the protein MITLGLTLTIFLVEVIGAVITGSLALLVDCAHMLTDVAVLAASTITAVLMRRKPNNERTWGWARLEPITAGLGALVLMIVGVYALVEAVLRLAGRADGEVQSVGMLLGFGILGLLCNVASVLILSGQHKDNMNMRAAFLETMNDALGSLSVVVSAVVMMVSGWDGFDAVAGAFIAILIMPRSFKLMKGAVKVLLEETPEGLDLDEVRRHMESVEHVVAVHDVHASTVATGMPILTAHVVVKPGLTMEQGAQILKQLHSCLAGHFAVSIPHTTFQLEPEGFDAEPHDQVHR
- the lexA gene encoding transcriptional repressor LexA; the encoded protein is MSSFIPNTSASPSESRLTDRQRKVLDAIRHHVAEFGFAPSFREIGEEAGLKSPSSVKHQLEVLEEKGYLRMNANKGRAIELVEEESNVGQGSVSMMAYSSNRVPDEAIDESRDIPLVGRIAAGTPITAEQHVEDVMRLPERLTGTGTLFMLEVHGDSMIDAAICDGDFVVVREQSEAENGDIVAALLDGEATVKTFRKEKGHIWLMPHNPAYSPIDGTYATVMGKVVTVLRKI
- a CDS encoding L-lactate dehydrogenase; the protein is MMNSTIKPTKLAIIGAGAVGSTLAFSAAQRGVAREIVLEDVNKERVEAEVLDMQHGSSFYPSVSIQGSDDIEICRDADMVVITAGARQKPGQTRLDLAGATIDIMKSIIPGAVKVAPNAIYMLITNPVDVVTQVSLKLSGMPANQMFGSGTNLDSARLRFLIGQQTGVNVKNVHAYIAGEHGDSEVPLWASATIGGVSMCDWKALPGHEPLDAEKREEIHREVKNAAYRIIEGKGATNYAIAMSGVDIIESILNDTNRILPVSSWLNDFHGISDVCMSVPTLMNRDGVNSHINTPVSDRELAALRRSAETLKATVAQFGF
- a CDS encoding AAA family ATPase, which gives rise to MSSYSSQIAEEQRAVTHAYNRLDDLRAQTKQRLDTVRAAGAHGSPTMRTERDSFATLYEDRLTQLRAVEDRLVFGRIDDTTGKKRYIGRVGLSSAEHEPILTDWRAEAARPFYEATPSHHGDIVMRRHLTLSFREVVGIEDEVLDVDSEQVGAAEESGTLTGEGALIASLNSKRTGKMTDIVATIQGEQDRIIRAPLDRVTVVQGGPGTGKTAVALHRAAYLLYTHRRKLERSGVLVVGPSSAFLRYIDQVLPSLGETGVVSRTIGDLVPGFNVTATDSPHTAALKGERRMAEAVANAVAARVRVPANLPQVKINGITVPMRKADILQAQGDARRTRFPHNKARETFVKSMLSIMRNRYVEQLDYTPEQSEISDAAMQLKLNDDIRRTLNLAWLPMTAPWLIDQMFAKPAQLRRFAPWLSDDDVRALTRPKGSPMTVSDVPLLDEAMELLGPDPKESARLAAAKAKRAEEEQFAKDTLAQAGIGSGIVTSSMLLDNINGVDAEDIARRASSDREWTYGHIVVDEAQELTAMDWRMLMRRCPSRSFTIVGDVAQTSALGGTHRWDKTMDRLFGPDGWDLNELTINYRNPREVSDLASGFARDEGLYISTTKAVRSVPDSVIRRECADQEELKGATVREALRLAGEFTGDDGTGRVAVIAPDGMVAPLQGLIDEALREDGNEELGQRLESQSGADRQLGVYDTQVIKGLEYDAVVVVEPGLIMEGAPSRLSAAADLYVAMTRPTQRLVIMQSADDRREMEF
- the nrdR gene encoding transcriptional regulator NrdR, with protein sequence MHCPFCQNSDTKVVDTRIGEDGHVIRRRRECPKCGKRFTTIETTMLLVTKRSGGVESFDRDKVINGVRKACQGRPIDENALKQLGQKVEDDLRSQGAAQVKSEDIGKAILNPLKDLDEVAYLRFASVYQNFNGLDDFQHAIDDLKRDKAGE